One window of the Syntrophorhabdaceae bacterium genome contains the following:
- a CDS encoding cytochrome ubiquinol oxidase subunit I, giving the protein MLVLSRVQFALTAMFHILFPTLTIGLALFLVVIELLWLATGDDLYFRLCRFWTRLFAINFGVGVVTGIVMEFEFGTNWSHFSSAVANVFSPYLYFEVLTAFFLEAGFLGIVLFGWKRVRPGVHFMATCFVAGGAMLSACWIMAANSWMQHPTGYYVQGGKFMAQSYTSVFTSLHFLVHAAHMILAALETSAFAVAGISAYFLLKGAYIPFYRRSMGVALIMAALFAPLQVYLGDLNGRQVFRYQSAKLAALEGHWETNERGGAPFSVIGMPDMEREKTLFEITVPNGLSLLVTHTLTGRVIGLKDFPIQDRPNAPAIYWSFRVMSGIGFVFLAFMMWAALLWRRRRLFDYGPFLWTAVVIQPLGWVAVETGWLTSELGRQPWIVYNVLRTSEGSSPIPSGNVIWSLALFLMIFVAIGGSYLYYVIKTLVNGPDLSSPIPPLQMPISMKVLMSGDEREEKP; this is encoded by the coding sequence ATGTTGGTCCTTTCTCGTGTTCAATTTGCCCTCACCGCTATGTTTCATATATTGTTTCCCACCCTCACCATCGGTCTAGCCTTGTTTCTTGTGGTCATCGAGCTATTGTGGCTTGCGACCGGAGACGACCTTTACTTCCGGCTGTGCCGATTCTGGACCAGGCTTTTTGCTATTAATTTCGGGGTGGGCGTGGTTACGGGAATCGTAATGGAATTCGAATTCGGCACGAACTGGTCGCATTTCTCCTCGGCCGTAGCAAACGTATTCTCACCTTATCTCTATTTTGAGGTGCTCACCGCATTTTTCCTGGAAGCGGGTTTTCTTGGGATTGTGCTCTTTGGATGGAAGAGGGTGCGTCCGGGCGTTCATTTCATGGCGACGTGCTTTGTTGCCGGCGGCGCAATGCTTTCGGCATGCTGGATCATGGCTGCCAATTCCTGGATGCAGCATCCCACGGGTTATTACGTGCAAGGCGGTAAGTTCATGGCTCAAAGTTATACAAGTGTGTTTACGAGCCTGCACTTTCTGGTTCACGCGGCACACATGATTCTTGCAGCACTGGAGACATCTGCCTTTGCCGTAGCGGGTATCAGCGCGTACTTTCTGTTGAAGGGTGCGTATATTCCCTTCTACCGCCGTTCCATGGGTGTGGCGCTCATTATGGCAGCCCTATTTGCGCCGCTTCAGGTATACCTAGGGGATCTGAACGGCCGTCAGGTTTTTCGCTACCAGTCTGCCAAGCTTGCTGCGCTGGAAGGCCACTGGGAGACAAACGAACGAGGGGGGGCACCTTTTTCGGTCATCGGTATGCCGGACATGGAAAGAGAAAAAACGCTCTTTGAGATCACTGTGCCCAACGGGCTCAGTCTTCTCGTCACACATACCCTGACCGGGCGAGTGATTGGGCTCAAGGATTTTCCAATACAGGACAGGCCAAACGCCCCCGCTATTTACTGGAGTTTTCGCGTGATGAGTGGAATCGGATTTGTCTTTCTCGCCTTCATGATGTGGGCGGCGTTGCTCTGGCGCAGGCGCCGGCTCTTCGATTACGGGCCCTTTCTGTGGACCGCAGTAGTCATTCAGCCTCTTGGCTGGGTTGCCGTTGAGACCGGCTGGCTCACATCTGAACTTGGGCGCCAGCCATGGATCGTATACAACGTGCTGCGCACGTCCGAGGGCTCATCCCCCATCCCCTCCGGCAACGTCATCTGGTCACTCGCACTCTTTCTCATGATCTTTGTGGCCATCGGTGGAAGCTATCTCTACTATGTGATAAAGACCTTAGTTAACGGCCCGGACCTTTCGAGTCCAATACCGCCTCTTCAGATGCCCATCAGCATGAAGGTCCTCATGTCCGGTGACGAACGCGAGGAGAAACCATGA
- a CDS encoding molybdopterin-dependent oxidoreductase, with the protein MKKTEVIKSACGFCGSCCGILITLEDGKPVAVNGDPDVAPNRGGLCRVGRAALDYLSSPDRLKKPLKRVGDRGGGRWEEVSWEEALRYAARGLNRIKEEYGPQAVAVIHGSAKSVIDTLAVRFANAFGTPNVVCSDHVCHIPRMLAAEYTFGYFPAPDLHSKPGSIIAWGMNRAQTGIFRHKEFVEARAKGSRLIAIDPFKTPYAQSADLWLRLRPGTDLALALGLLNVVLSEGLYDADFVKRHTIGFDKLCSHVERYTPQSVAQFTWVPANLISEAARLYATSGPSCIGWGNGLDQGPDSFQTNRAIASLMAVTGNLDVPGGEYEGLSSGFRWCDQESDRGRIRGRWSATMELRNRLTPEQRYIKVAPDLLPDFRYVTPNSFVRAVLEGNPYPIRGAFVQASNPLSSWNDVKRTHDAFKKVDFLVVSDMFMTPTAALADVVFPVASFLESDAVRMGPGGSVAYLQTKLAQVGESQSDYEIISGLAKEAGLGEYFWEDPEDLWDYMLDPAGITFKEFRKKGIFHNSTPRHYRKYEKNGFFTPTGKVELYSTLLESLGFDPLPTYREPVSPDDPRVITEAYDLSCTCRKVMPYHHSGGRQIHRLRKTHPDPIVMIHPDTAHERNINQGDWVYIESRTGKIRQRARLSSDLDRRVIVAEHGWWFPERGHEEFYGFAESNYNALIGNQGPQNPEVGSFPVRGLACRVYKAS; encoded by the coding sequence ATGAAAAAGACAGAGGTTATAAAAAGCGCTTGCGGTTTTTGCGGGAGCTGCTGCGGGATCCTTATAACCCTTGAGGACGGTAAACCGGTAGCGGTGAATGGGGACCCCGATGTTGCGCCGAACAGGGGCGGCCTGTGCCGGGTAGGACGAGCGGCTCTGGATTACCTGAGCAGCCCTGACCGATTGAAGAAACCGCTCAAGAGAGTTGGGGACAGAGGGGGAGGCCGGTGGGAGGAAGTTTCCTGGGAAGAGGCGCTTCGATATGCCGCTCGAGGGTTGAACCGGATCAAAGAGGAATACGGTCCTCAGGCCGTCGCGGTGATCCACGGCTCGGCCAAGTCAGTAATAGATACGCTCGCGGTGAGATTTGCCAATGCATTCGGCACGCCCAATGTGGTCTGCTCGGACCACGTCTGCCATATCCCGCGAATGCTTGCGGCCGAGTATACGTTTGGGTATTTTCCCGCACCCGACCTTCACAGTAAGCCGGGCTCAATCATTGCATGGGGGATGAACAGGGCACAAACAGGCATTTTCCGACATAAAGAATTCGTTGAGGCCCGTGCGAAAGGATCTCGGCTGATAGCCATTGATCCCTTCAAAACACCATATGCGCAATCTGCCGATCTGTGGCTTCGCTTAAGACCAGGCACGGATCTGGCACTCGCCCTGGGGCTTCTCAACGTGGTCCTGTCAGAGGGGCTCTATGATGCGGATTTTGTGAAGCGCCATACTATCGGTTTTGACAAACTGTGCTCGCACGTTGAGCGGTATACCCCCCAAAGCGTGGCTCAGTTCACCTGGGTCCCGGCAAATTTGATCAGTGAAGCGGCAAGACTCTATGCCACGTCAGGGCCGTCCTGTATAGGATGGGGTAACGGACTTGATCAGGGTCCGGATAGTTTTCAGACGAACCGTGCTATAGCGTCGCTCATGGCTGTAACAGGCAACCTCGATGTTCCCGGCGGCGAATACGAAGGTTTGAGTTCAGGGTTCCGCTGGTGTGATCAAGAGTCCGACAGAGGGCGCATTCGTGGACGGTGGTCAGCAACCATGGAGTTAAGAAACAGACTCACACCCGAGCAGAGATATATCAAGGTGGCACCCGATTTATTGCCCGATTTCCGTTACGTCACACCCAACTCCTTTGTCAGGGCCGTGCTCGAAGGGAATCCATATCCGATCCGCGGGGCTTTCGTGCAGGCTTCAAACCCGCTTTCTAGTTGGAACGATGTGAAGAGAACCCATGATGCCTTTAAGAAGGTCGACTTTCTCGTTGTCTCGGACATGTTCATGACCCCCACAGCGGCTCTGGCAGACGTGGTCTTTCCTGTCGCCAGTTTCCTTGAGTCCGATGCTGTGCGCATGGGGCCCGGTGGTTCTGTCGCTTACTTGCAAACGAAGCTTGCCCAGGTGGGCGAGAGCCAATCCGACTACGAAATCATAAGCGGTCTTGCAAAGGAGGCAGGCTTAGGAGAGTACTTCTGGGAAGATCCGGAAGACCTCTGGGATTATATGCTGGATCCGGCCGGTATCACCTTTAAAGAATTTCGGAAAAAGGGTATTTTTCACAACAGCACGCCCCGTCACTACAGGAAATACGAGAAGAACGGATTTTTCACCCCCACCGGCAAGGTGGAGCTTTATTCGACCCTACTCGAGAGCCTGGGTTTTGATCCGCTTCCCACATATCGGGAGCCTGTTTCGCCCGACGATCCCCGGGTGATCACAGAAGCGTATGACCTCTCGTGCACCTGTCGTAAGGTTATGCCCTACCATCATTCAGGCGGCCGGCAGATTCATCGTCTCAGAAAGACGCACCCGGACCCGATTGTTATGATCCATCCCGACACGGCCCATGAACGAAACATAAATCAGGGGGACTGGGTCTACATTGAGTCCCGGACCGGTAAGATACGGCAAAGAGCCAGGCTATCTTCTGATTTAGATAGAAGGGTGATTGTTGCAGAACATGGTTGGTGGTTTCCCGAGAGAGGTCACGAGGAGTTCTATGGATTCGCCGAGTCGAATTACAACGCCCTCATCGGAAATCAAGGCCCACAGAACCCCGAAGTTGGTTCATTTCCGGTTCGGGGCCTTGCGTGTAGAGTATACAAGGCCTCGTGA